A single region of the bacterium genome encodes:
- a CDS encoding aspartate aminotransferase family protein, producing MTHPDLQELIDLDSAHLIHPITELRKHETKGPRVVTGGEGIWIEIGDGRRVIDGFSGLFNINVGHGRTEIADAVAEQMRELAYYPSFWDFSSEAAIRLAQRVVELLPEDRTLRHLMFTTGGSDANEAAFRFARLYHAVQGQPQRTKILSRRHSYHGATRAAGSATRIGVYHIMAPPDPEHVETAAPYCLRCEYGKTHPACELACAEDVEATILREGPETVAAIIVEPVMGTGGIIAPPADYYSRLSEICKRHGVLLLLDEVITGFGRTGRWFGMEHWDIFPDVLCFAKGISSGYLPLGGVALSDHVYETIRDQSPKGLPLMFGLTYNNHPASCAAGLANIEIVEREGLVGNARDVGEHLRKRLHQGLGSHSHVADIRGIGMLAAIECSEPGTLDPVGGKPMAFPAAVASRCYERGLIVRALWECVGIAPPLCTSAEEADQIADIVIDSIRDLA from the coding sequence ATGACTCACCCGGATCTTCAGGAGCTGATCGATCTCGACAGCGCTCATCTGATTCACCCGATCACCGAGCTGCGAAAGCACGAGACGAAAGGTCCCCGAGTCGTTACCGGAGGCGAGGGCATCTGGATCGAAATCGGCGACGGTCGGCGTGTGATCGACGGATTCTCGGGCTTGTTCAACATCAACGTCGGGCACGGGCGTACCGAGATCGCGGACGCGGTGGCTGAACAGATGCGCGAGCTGGCGTACTACCCCTCGTTCTGGGACTTTTCCTCCGAGGCTGCGATTCGCCTGGCGCAACGCGTCGTCGAGTTGTTGCCCGAAGATCGAACCCTCCGGCATCTGATGTTCACGACGGGAGGTTCCGATGCGAACGAGGCGGCGTTTCGCTTTGCACGGCTCTACCACGCCGTGCAGGGCCAGCCGCAGCGGACCAAGATTCTCTCGCGTCGTCACAGTTATCACGGAGCGACTCGAGCGGCCGGATCTGCGACGCGGATTGGCGTGTACCACATCATGGCACCGCCCGACCCGGAGCATGTCGAGACCGCGGCCCCGTACTGTTTGCGCTGCGAGTACGGCAAGACTCATCCCGCCTGCGAACTCGCCTGTGCCGAAGACGTCGAGGCGACGATCCTGCGAGAGGGGCCGGAAACGGTTGCAGCGATCATCGTCGAACCGGTGATGGGGACTGGTGGGATCATTGCGCCACCTGCCGACTACTATTCGCGTCTTTCCGAAATCTGCAAACGACACGGAGTCCTGCTACTGCTCGACGAAGTGATCACCGGTTTCGGACGCACGGGGCGCTGGTTCGGAATGGAACACTGGGACATCTTCCCGGACGTGCTTTGCTTCGCGAAGGGTATTTCGAGCGGGTATCTGCCCTTGGGTGGCGTTGCTCTTTCGGATCACGTCTACGAGACGATTCGCGATCAGAGTCCCAAAGGTCTGCCCCTGATGTTCGGGTTGACCTACAACAACCATCCGGCGTCATGCGCTGCAGGCCTGGCGAACATCGAGATCGTCGAGCGCGAAGGCCTGGTCGGAAATGCGCGCGATGTTGGGGAGCACCTGCGCAAGCGACTCCACCAGGGACTCGGTTCGCACTCCCATGTTGCGGACATCCGCGGTATCGGGATGCTGGCGGCCATTGAGTGTTCTGAGCCGGGAACTCTCGATCCTGTCGGGGGCAAGCCGATGGCTTTTCCCGCTGCGGTCGCCAGTCGTTGTTACGAACGCGGATTGATCGTGCGTGCGCTCTGGGAGTGCGTGGGAATCGCGCCTCCGCTGTGCACGTCGGCCGAGGAGGCCGACCAGATCGCAGATATCGTCATCGAC
- a CDS encoding acyl-CoA dehydrogenase, with protein MNVQSIASLPDRINEIRLLTAEIVNREILPNETTLWRRRSGKSGSDEERQKARELRHEIQTKVKQAGLWAPHLPEEYGGCGLTFLEHAYMNEVLAYAIGAASLFGVVAPNSGNQKILLKYGTEEQRKKWLVPLTEGKMQSGFSMTEPDSAGSDPRSIKTTARREGNEWVINGQKWFTSNGIAADFLIVMCRTDDPDGSEDTNGKMTQIIVPTDTPGVNIVRGIEVWGQSSDHAEVIYDNVRVPAENQLGQTGSGHAAAQDRLGAGRVYHCMNSVGQMWRAFDLMVERANSREVHGGLLKEKQFVQGFIADSYIDIQTSRLMTIHCAEQMESGADARTEISALKIYVPEAYSRVVDRAIQVWGAAGVTGDLPLAGMYQGARTLRLADGPDEVHKILVAKNVLKRYASGEGWDFGN; from the coding sequence ATGAACGTACAGTCGATTGCGTCGCTTCCCGATCGCATCAATGAGATCCGCCTGCTGACGGCCGAAATCGTCAACCGCGAGATCTTGCCCAACGAAACTACTCTATGGCGCCGGCGGTCCGGGAAATCGGGCAGCGACGAAGAGCGCCAGAAGGCCCGGGAACTGCGCCACGAGATCCAGACGAAGGTCAAGCAGGCGGGGCTCTGGGCACCGCATCTTCCCGAAGAGTACGGCGGCTGCGGACTGACCTTCCTGGAGCATGCGTACATGAACGAGGTGCTCGCCTACGCGATCGGTGCCGCTTCGCTATTCGGTGTGGTTGCACCGAACTCCGGAAATCAGAAGATCCTGCTCAAGTACGGCACCGAGGAACAGCGAAAGAAATGGCTCGTGCCCCTGACCGAGGGCAAGATGCAGTCCGGCTTCTCGATGACGGAGCCCGATAGCGCGGGATCCGATCCGCGTTCGATCAAGACCACCGCACGCCGCGAAGGCAATGAGTGGGTCATCAACGGCCAGAAGTGGTTTACGTCCAACGGCATTGCTGCGGACTTCCTGATCGTGATGTGCCGCACCGACGACCCCGACGGGTCCGAAGACACCAACGGCAAGATGACTCAGATCATCGTTCCGACCGACACGCCCGGCGTGAACATCGTGCGCGGTATCGAGGTCTGGGGCCAGAGCAGCGACCACGCCGAGGTGATCTACGACAATGTGCGGGTGCCGGCAGAGAACCAGCTCGGCCAGACCGGCTCCGGCCACGCAGCCGCCCAGGATCGCCTGGGTGCCGGGCGCGTCTACCACTGCATGAACTCAGTGGGCCAGATGTGGAGAGCATTCGATCTGATGGTAGAACGCGCGAACTCTCGCGAGGTGCACGGCGGCCTGCTCAAGGAAAAGCAGTTCGTCCAGGGCTTCATCGCCGACTCCTACATCGACATCCAGACCTCGCGATTGATGACGATCCACTGCGCCGAACAGATGGAGAGCGGAGCGGATGCGCGAACCGAGATCTCGGCGCTGAAGATCTATGTACCCGAGGCGTACTCACGCGTGGTCGATCGAGCGATCCAGGTCTGGGGCGCGGCGGGCGTCACGGGCGATCTGCCGCTGGCCGGCATGTACCAGGGGGCGCGTACACTGCGACTGGCCGACGGACCGGACGAGGTGCACAAGATCCTGGTCGCCAAGAACGTACTCAAGCGCTACGCGAGCGGTGAGGGATGGGACTTCGGCAACTAA